In Neofelis nebulosa isolate mNeoNeb1 chromosome 10, mNeoNeb1.pri, whole genome shotgun sequence, one DNA window encodes the following:
- the LOC131488569 gene encoding tripartite motif-containing protein 77-like, translated as MDSTFVRCAPSLLICSICKDYFTDPVTINCGHSFCTPCLCLLWEDAQHPTRCPVCRAVSPRMDFKSIISAEGQARAKKESVAKKLPRSARQMCWIHQALKNIFCPTDKSLLCLQCSHSPGHTTHIHCPVSQVAEHCREKLLMQMKSIWKNRQRNQRNINKEYNLLRVWQGFVNLRMVMIKAEYPKVYQYLHKEKQKHLESLAIEGKIIFHRLRRNVARMLQMGKLLKRIYEELKEMYLKADVHLLQDLGDIMKRSQLVQAHLPQPVDPQLSEWTITGMSERLNNFRVYITFDDKIRNYRVPLFEDLRRLQCCPDHQDLPHSPGSSQYKPSWAAQTFTSGKYYWEVDVGNSQNWIIGLCRESWTKRHDMLLNSEGIFLLLCVNVDDHCRLFSASPPLRHYIPRPQGLVGVFLDYEFGIVSFVNVAKSSLICNFLSCSFSFPLRPFICYGPK; from the exons ATGGATTCTACTTTTGTGCGCTGCGCCCCCAGTCTGCTTATCTGTTCCATCTGCAAGGACTATTTCACAGACCCTGTCACCATTAACTGTGGACACAGCTTCTGTACTCCGTGTCTCTGCCTCTTGTGGGAAGATGCCCAGCATCCCACCCGCTGCCCTGTATGCAGGGCAGTATCTCCACGCATGGACTTCAAAAGCATTATTTCTGCTGAGGGACAAGCTCGTGCTAAAAAAGAATCAGTTGCCAAGAAGTTACCGAGGTCTGCCAGGCAGATGTGTTGGATACACCAAGCACTGAAGAATATCTTCTGTCCAACTGACAAGAGCCTGCTGTGTTTGCAATGCTCTCATTCGCCAGGGCATACCACTCACATACACTGTCCAGTTTCACAGGTTGCTGAGCACTGCAGG GAGAAACTTCTGATGCAAATGAAATCTATTTGGAAAAACAGgcagagaaatcagagaaatataaacaaagagtACAACTTACTTAGAGTATGGCAG GGTTTTGTAAATCTAAGGATGGTGATGATCAAGGCTGAATATCCTAAGGTGTACCAATACCtccacaaagaaaagcaaaaacatttagAGAGCCTGGCAATTGAAGGCAAGATAATTTTTCATCGACTCCGGAGAAATGTAGCTAGAATGCTTCAAATGGGGAAACTCCTGAAAAGAATCTATGAGGAGCTGAAGGAAATGTACCTCAAAGCAGATGTGCACCTGCTCCAG GATTTGGGAGACATCATGAAAAG GAGTCAGTTAGTGCAGGCGCACTTGCCCCAGCCTGTGGACCCACAGCTCAGTGAGTGGACAATCACCGGGATGTCTGAAAGGCTTAACAACTTCCGAG tGTATATTACATTTGATGATAAGATAAGGAATTACCGTGTGCCTCTGTTTGAAGACCTGAGACGTTTGCAGTGCTGTCCCGACCATCAAGACCTGCCCCACAGTCCAGGGAGTTCACAGTATAAGCCTTCCTGGGCAGCTCAGACCTTCACCTCTGGCAAATATTACTGGGAGGTGGATGTGGGAAACTCTCAGAATTGGATTATAGGACTTTGCAGGGAATCCTGGACAAAACGCCATGACATGCTGCTCAACTCTGAGGGTATCTTTCTACTTCTGTGTGTCAACGTGGATGACCATTGCcgtctcttctctgcctccccgCCACTGCGCCACTACATTCCAAGACCCCAGGGCTTGGTAGGGGTGTTTTTAGATTATGAATTTGGTATAGTAAGCTTTGTTAATGTTGCCAAAAGTTCCCTTATTTGTAACTTCCTTTcctgttccttctccttccctctcagacCTTTCATTTGCTATGGACCCAAATGA
- the LOC131487158 gene encoding tripartite motif-containing protein 43-like, protein MIRAEYRKVYHLLYEEERRYLERMEKESNEILQQLRASEDSMDQKGKVLRGMYEDLKKTCHEPDVELLQHFENTLKRSESVQLHMPHPVDPRLSSWPITGLIERLNHFLVPIFFENETTTCHMPLFEDLRRWLFSRDHPDVVTNATRSKYFLAWGAQTFTCGQHYWEVDVGNCRNWALGFCDDSWTMRNDMALDSEGIFLLFCIKGDNQCRLFSSSPLSPQYVERPLGHVGVFLDYECGVVSFVNVANCSLICSFLSRSFCLPLRPFLCSAPS, encoded by the exons ATGATCCGTGCTGAATATCGGAAGGTGTACCACTTGCTTTACGAGGAAGAGAGACGTTATTtagagagaatggagaaagaaagcaacGAGATTTTACAACAACTCAGAGCAAGTGAGGACAGCATGGACCAAAAGGGAAAAGTCCTAAGAGGAATGTATGAGGACCTCAAGAAAACGTGTCATGAACCAGACGTGGAGCTGCTCCAG cattttgaaaacactttaaaaag GAGTGAGTCAGTGCAGCTGCACATGCCCCACCCTGTGGATCCACGGCTCAGTTCATGGCCCATCACGGGGCTGATAGAGAGACTCAACCATTTTCTTG TGCccattttttttgagaatgaaacAACGACCTGTCACATGCCGCTGTTTGAAGATCTGAGACGTTGGCTCTTCAGTCGCGATCATCCTGACGTTGTCACTAATGCAACAAGATCAAAATACTTTCTGGCATGGGGAGCCCAGACATTTACCTGTGGTCAGCATTACTGGGAGGTGGATGTGGGGAACTGTCGGAACTGGGCCCTTGGATTTTGCGATGATTCTTGGACAATGAGGAATGACATGGCGCTTGACTCAGAGGGGATTTTTCTACTCTTTTGTATCAAAGGGGACAACCAGTGTCGTCTCTTTAGCTCCTCTCCACTGTCGCCTCAATATGTAGAAAGGCCTCTGGGCCACGTGGGGGTGTTCCTGGATTATGAGTGTGGTGTGGTGAGCTTTGTGAACGTGGCCAATTGCTCCCTCATTTGCAGTTTCCTCTCACgttccttctgtcttcctctccgaCCCTTTCTATGCTCTGCACCCTCATGA